A stretch of Rhodothermales bacterium DNA encodes these proteins:
- a CDS encoding amidohydrolase family protein has translation MRALLFIFLVLLAPIAAFAQDWPAEMPAELRQKLEPKITAIRAGHLIDPATGTVADNQIIVVRHDHKTGDSEILAVGPNVAIPEGAEVIDLSGQYVLPGLVDSHDHLGITYKKEPESDAYYFTTLMDSSPIRAIQAFSNGFQKLASGFTVVRDLGNAGNYADTALRHAIEQGWVPGPTLINSGIIIGAFGGQFHEVPEWENTVYPEYLNADTNDEIVKAIRRNIHYGAKVIKVCVDCQLYPYTVDQLKLFVSESANANMKVAGHVQTYEGARRAIEAGLWSLEHDNALTDDLHKMMAEKGIYRAGTETPHTWYRGSERSFAATVDRMKNAYANGVKLTYSTDADYYVPGLTRGEITINFLETWKAAGIPPNDILKAMTTTGYEVCELTDRGPIKVGNRGDVIAVAANPLANIDALRDVRFVMKDGLVFKRDGVVTPMDFFHSGPEYGWRVR, from the coding sequence ATGCGCGCCCTCCTATTCATCTTCCTCGTCCTTCTAGCCCCGATCGCGGCCTTTGCTCAAGACTGGCCGGCCGAGATGCCGGCCGAGCTCCGCCAGAAACTCGAACCCAAAATCACGGCCATCCGCGCCGGCCACCTGATTGACCCGGCGACGGGAACGGTGGCCGACAACCAGATCATCGTCGTCCGCCACGACCATAAAACGGGCGACAGCGAGATCCTTGCCGTTGGACCCAACGTAGCGATCCCGGAAGGCGCCGAGGTCATCGATCTCTCCGGCCAGTACGTCCTGCCCGGCCTCGTCGACTCCCACGACCACCTCGGCATCACCTACAAAAAGGAGCCGGAGAGTGACGCCTATTACTTCACGACGCTGATGGACAGCAGCCCCATCCGCGCCATCCAGGCCTTTTCCAATGGCTTCCAGAAGCTGGCGTCGGGCTTCACCGTCGTGCGCGACCTCGGCAACGCCGGCAACTACGCGGACACGGCCCTCCGTCACGCCATCGAACAGGGCTGGGTGCCCGGGCCGACGCTCATCAACTCGGGCATCATCATCGGCGCTTTCGGCGGACAGTTCCACGAAGTGCCCGAATGGGAAAACACGGTCTACCCCGAGTACCTCAACGCCGATACAAACGACGAGATCGTCAAGGCCATCCGGCGCAACATCCACTACGGCGCGAAGGTGATCAAGGTGTGTGTGGACTGCCAGCTGTACCCGTACACGGTCGATCAGCTCAAGCTGTTCGTCAGTGAGTCCGCCAACGCCAACATGAAGGTCGCCGGCCACGTCCAGACCTACGAAGGCGCCCGCCGCGCCATCGAGGCCGGCCTGTGGTCACTCGAACACGACAACGCCCTCACGGACGATCTGCACAAGATGATGGCCGAAAAAGGCATCTACCGAGCCGGCACCGAAACGCCCCATACCTGGTACCGCGGCAGTGAGCGGTCCTTCGCCGCGACGGTCGACCGCATGAAAAACGCCTATGCCAACGGCGTCAAACTCACCTACTCCACCGATGCCGACTACTACGTCCCCGGCCTCACCCGCGGCGAGATCACCATCAACTTCCTGGAGACGTGGAAGGCCGCCGGCATCCCACCGAACGACATCCTCAAGGCCATGACCACCACCGGCTACGAGGTCTGTGAACTCACCGACCGCGGCCCGATCAAGGTGGGCAACCGCGGGGACGTGATCGCCGTCGCCGCCAACCCCCTGGCGAACATCGACGCCTTGCGCGATGTCCGCTTCGTCATGAAGGACGGCCTCGTGTTTAAACGCGACGGCGTCGTGACGCCGATGGACTTCTTCCACAGCGGCCCCGAATACGGATGGCGGGTTCGCTGA